A region of the Methylomagnum ishizawai genome:
TGGCGATTTCCGCGCCGTCGTGGGTGCAGGCGTCCTGGATGGCGTAATACGCGCCTTCGATCCTGAACACGGCGACCTCGGTGCCGTCCACGTCCACCACCAGATGTTCGCCTTCGGCCAGGCTACCCTCGCGGGCCACGTCGATCCAGTCGGACATGGTTCTCACTCCGTGCTGATGGTCTCGCCTTCGTTCTTGAGCGCCGCCTGCAAGGAATGCCAAGCCAGGGTCGCGCACTTCACCCGCGCCGGATAGGCCCGGACGCCCGCCAATACCGCCAGCTTGCCGATTTCCTCCAGGTTCACGGCGTCGCCGTCCTGGCTGGTGGTGATGCGGTGGAAGGTCTCGAACAGCCGCTCGGCTTCGGCTTCGGTCTGGCCGCGCACGATCTCGGTCATCAAGGAGGCCGAGGCGGTGGAGATGGCGCAGCCCGAGCCTTGGAAACTCACGTCCTCGATCACGCCCGCGTTGACTTTGACATAAAGGGTGATGCGGTCGCCGCACAGGGGATTGAAGCCTTCGATCTTACGGTTGGCGTCGTCCATCACCCGGAAATTGCGCGGGTTGCGGTTGTGGTCGAAGACGACTTCTTGGTACAGGTCTCTGATTGTATCCAGCATTCTTTAGGTGTCCGAAAAGGGGGAAATAGGCCGCATCCGGCAGCGGAGCATCCGCCGCGCTGGGCGTTTGGCGATCAACTACGGGTCTATCGCGTTGGCGACTTCGATCAAATTCAGGTCGGGGTCGCGGAAATAGACCGATAAGATCGGGCCTTGCGCGCCGGTCCGCCGCACCGGCCCTTCGACGACCGCCACGCCACAGCCGGTCAAATGCCCGATGACTTCGGGGATGGGGGTGGAGGTAATAAAGCAGATATCCACCGCCCCCGGTGTGGGTTTCAGCGCTTTCGGCTCGAACTCATGATCATAGGCGTGCAGATTGATCTTTTGACTGCCGAAGGACAAGGCTTTCCTATCCGCGCCGAAGGTCGTGACCTTCATGCCCAGCGCTTTTTCGTAGAAGGCGCAGGTCGTGGCGATATCCTTGACTGTCAAGACCAAATGGTCGATGCCAGCGATTTTTATCGGTGAGCCCATCGGGGTTTTCCTATTGGTCTGGAAAGCGGCACCTAACCGAAAATCTCGATCACCTGGCGGAGGCCCGCCATCAGGGTATCGACTTCCTCGAAGCTATTGTAAAGCCCGAACGAGGCCCGCGCCGTGGCCGGCACCTGGAAGAAATCCATCACCGGCATGGCGCAATGGTGCCCGGCGCGGATAGCGATGCCCATATGGTCGAGCAAGGTGCCGATATCGTGCGGATGGATGCGCCCGAGGGTAAAGGACAGGATCGCACCCTTGGCGTGGGCGGTGCCGATCAGCTTCAGCCCGTCGATCTGGGCGGCGCGTTCGGTGGCGTAGGCCAACAGCCGGTGTTCGTGGGCGGCGATGGCTTCGATGCCGATGCCGCGCACATAGTCGATGGCCGCGCCCAGGGCGATGGTATCGACGATATTGGGCGTGCCGGCCTCGAATTTATAGGGCAGGCTGTTGTACTCGGTCTTCTCGAAC
Encoded here:
- the sufU gene encoding Fe-S cluster assembly sulfur transfer protein SufU; its protein translation is MLDTIRDLYQEVVFDHNRNPRNFRVMDDANRKIEGFNPLCGDRITLYVKVNAGVIEDVSFQGSGCAISTASASLMTEIVRGQTEAEAERLFETFHRITTSQDGDAVNLEEIGKLAVLAGVRAYPARVKCATLAWHSLQAALKNEGETISTE
- a CDS encoding VOC family protein, with the protein product MGSPIKIAGIDHLVLTVKDIATTCAFYEKALGMKVTTFGADRKALSFGSQKINLHAYDHEFEPKALKPTPGAVDICFITSTPIPEVIGHLTGCGVAVVEGPVRRTGAQGPILSVYFRDPDLNLIEVANAIDP